In the Necator americanus strain Aroian chromosome X, whole genome shotgun sequence genome, cgaatcaggtatcctttcgtctccCGTccaatcccgtcgtctccaccagattttccattcttcattttttgaatacagaccaggacctccaactcggtcggtggctcctcgttaactgcatatgtcggtctatgaacgtgttcgagttcaggagctgacggtgctagccggttcagcaaggtaagcaccgacagctactccattggcagtgttgaggataggagaacatctttcgagccgctatactgttttagtagagcataaaCTTTCTAAGGTTCCTGTCCACCCACGatttctcaaactccatcgctctcgtccactcgttatcacGGTCTTCTTGCAgctgacgacgcagcttccttctaagacgcttttcctggttgaagtcatcagcgctgcgcgcgacacatacagaattgtatgtggactttgtttccgcagatgcaaaggcaaacttcttctgcggcaatagaaccgggagcgtttcccttgcagcttcctggatgcactttgtgaaggaattcgcatcgctaagcttcttcctggtccgtactccaacatgaatagacacacgttggcggaattttgttctgcattcatcgtctttcagacctgtcatgtcgattttcggtagAGGAGgtactcctcggtttctcctgcgaaaccgtatcttgaagctgagaagaactggacggtggtcaaagtcgaacgcgacgtcccaaacagctctaggtTTTtaggatatctgactgaggaatgttcctcgccagaatgtagtcgagctgaagcttaagagtccttatctaccgcttgcgctgctcttcaggcgttaaaacgGTTGACctctgccacgtgagctgatgatcgatgattcctcttaaacgtggaagcgatgatgaggcccgtctgttcacacaagtcgaccagacggtcaccgttgtcggACGTGCGCTGTGCTGGATAATActattttcctagcacatcggattgctgttccagtcccatcttcgcattgcgtcgattccgacaatgaccacctgctggcttggtattttagacatcaacgaattgagttcatcatagaaggcgtccttgctgttgtcctcagcggttttcgtaggtgcgtgagcacttgcGATCCGGATtctacgtcctctgcgatcccgcagtcgtaaaaaggcgcatctagacaaCGTTGAGccgaattcctccaccaggttcttgtaatcgtttctcacagctatcgcgcagccacctactttgttctcatcagcatcgccgcagtatatgatgtaattttcgatgctgatgacgggccgatatctcatgcgtgtttcctgcagtgcagcaaaaggcacacagagatatcgcagaagtctggatagagcggcttgttggagttcactcgatagtgtttggcagttcagcgtgacgaaacgaatggttgttgccaaagattccatgctcccttcaggcagttgacctttcaggttatgggctttggcagtgtgctggacgacagcacctttttgcaatgtatgggaagctttcgccatataacagtgcaggttatatagctcgtacattcccaatgcgtacactcgaacgcctattgggtttagttaaagcagggccaccacgtgtaggtagcaatcagactcgtatatgCCGGCCCCACTATATCTCCACTAAGATCTAAAAAGCATGAAACAGAGAATCGAATCCCACGAGTGACATATGGGAGTAACACCACTACATTATACACCAGCTGGAAACATTACTTTATTGCAAAGAATTACAAGAAAGAATGGGAAAAAAGATaggagaagaaatttgaagttgGTAAAACAAATCTGCATGATTTCGAGAAGTCtctgtttttgaaaagtgtaaattttgtttttctacgaATCCAAGCTCACAGTTTTTCCGCCGCGTTCTGTGATCATTAAATCttgttgcaaaaatcaaaaattttctttcttataacATTCAACATACGACCAGGGCCAAGCGTGTAATGGTATTCTCCCATCGGGGGTCGTGATGGGAGGGGGTTACAAATAAATGAGTATGcagtaaatgtaaatgtaaatgagTAATATTTTGTCGTGGTTATCATGTCAACGGGGAATGGCATGATAACTAcgacaaaatattacgtagtaCTAGC is a window encoding:
- a CDS encoding hypothetical protein (NECATOR_CHRX.G25243.T1), yielding MTGLKDDECRTKFRQRVSIHVGVRTRKKLSDANSFTKCIQEAARETLPVLLPQKKFAFASAETKSTYNSVCVARSADDFNQEKRLRRKLRRQLQEDRDNEWTRAMEFEKSWVDRNLRKFMLY
- a CDS encoding hypothetical protein (NECATOR_CHRX.G25244.T1); protein product: MAKASHTLQKGAVVQHTAKAHNLKGQLPEGSMESLATTIRFVTLNCQTLSSELQQAALSRLLRYLCVPFAALQETRMRYRPVISIENYIIYCGDADENKVGGCAIAVRNDYKNLVEEFGSTLSRCAFLRLRDRRGRRIRIASAHAPTKTAEDNSKDAFYDELNSLMSKIPSQQVVIVGIDAMRRWDWNSNPMC